The Aminiphilus circumscriptus DSM 16581 genome contains a region encoding:
- a CDS encoding tetratricopeptide repeat protein yields MKRSDVQSWDTCCTRRSSQRRRKAFAVLLSLSLLFCTVLSSVPGTAVTRTDTLYKQALQAYGDRNYERAVILYRQILEAEPGNATAYVDLGLALKEMGKHEEAAAAIRQGLAMRPGMVMGHYYLASTLVSLEQWEEASRALNAALTQKPDLEFFGETNYLQGIIALGLGRFGEAREALEKARSNNPGLAPAVDMAMAKIARQEASAMPVSTPMPTPPATEGLPGPTSAPPFPSGTTSLPAPSPTAEERITSVEEGLPSLEDLLPPPPPLGGTSSREETLPPPPPLPEPTEPPPPLPEPTEPPPPAGDAHPSPAPPPGSQDELPPPPVLDLQENTTANRTPLDQTANPLNASGPQDWIEQTPPLPLEEQERLATELFQTLANTDADQIGTFISLYDRVLTECPDAKRAPEALWRLSNLYLLAYDEPKFPQVALSLERLLRRYPSSPFVSDARKRLLRAYEEMGHFQKTFPLYEAILAEETAMSDEDFTAWAVGYGQNLEKTGDTAKAKEWYGKALERDAGKDSFSARIARERLDALQ; encoded by the coding sequence ATGAAAAGATCCGACGTACAATCCTGGGATACTTGTTGCACCCGACGATCCTCACAGAGGAGGCGGAAAGCCTTCGCCGTACTTCTGTCGCTTTCTCTTCTGTTCTGCACCGTTCTCTCCTCCGTACCCGGCACAGCCGTGACACGGACCGATACACTCTACAAGCAGGCTCTCCAGGCCTACGGGGACAGAAACTACGAGAGAGCCGTCATTCTCTACCGACAGATCCTCGAAGCAGAGCCGGGAAACGCCACGGCCTACGTGGATCTCGGCCTGGCCCTGAAGGAAATGGGAAAACACGAGGAGGCCGCGGCGGCCATCCGCCAGGGACTCGCCATGCGTCCCGGGATGGTCATGGGACACTATTACCTGGCCTCGACACTGGTTTCCCTGGAGCAATGGGAAGAGGCCTCCAGGGCACTCAACGCGGCACTTACTCAAAAACCGGACCTGGAATTCTTCGGCGAGACGAACTACCTTCAGGGCATCATCGCGCTCGGCCTCGGACGCTTCGGCGAAGCCAGGGAAGCACTCGAAAAAGCCCGAAGCAACAATCCCGGCCTCGCTCCCGCCGTGGACATGGCCATGGCGAAAATCGCCCGGCAGGAAGCATCCGCGATGCCGGTGTCCACCCCCATGCCCACGCCTCCCGCAACGGAAGGGCTCCCGGGTCCCACTTCGGCCCCGCCGTTCCCTTCCGGGACAACATCCCTTCCGGCACCATCACCAACAGCGGAGGAACGAATCACTTCCGTTGAAGAAGGACTTCCCTCGTTGGAGGATTTGCTCCCCCCACCGCCGCCACTGGGCGGCACAAGCTCCCGGGAGGAGACGCTCCCACCTCCGCCGCCATTGCCTGAACCGACGGAACCTCCGCCGCCATTGCCTGAACCGACGGAACCTCCGCCCCCCGCTGGAGACGCGCATCCCTCTCCGGCGCCACCGCCGGGGAGCCAGGACGAATTGCCACCGCCGCCAGTGCTGGATCTCCAGGAAAACACCACGGCAAACCGGACACCCCTGGATCAGACGGCGAACCCTCTGAACGCCTCCGGCCCACAGGACTGGATCGAACAAACTCCTCCGCTTCCGCTGGAGGAGCAGGAGCGTCTCGCGACGGAACTCTTTCAGACCCTGGCGAACACCGATGCGGACCAGATCGGAACCTTCATCTCCTTGTACGATCGGGTCCTCACCGAGTGTCCCGACGCGAAACGCGCCCCCGAGGCACTCTGGAGGCTCTCTAACCTCTACCTCCTCGCCTACGACGAGCCGAAGTTTCCCCAGGTCGCTCTTTCACTCGAGCGCCTTCTCCGCCGCTATCCCTCTTCGCCCTTCGTTTCCGACGCACGCAAACGCCTGCTCAGGGCCTACGAGGAGATGGGACACTTTCAAAAGACATTCCCCCTCTACGAGGCGATTCTCGCAGAGGAAACGGCCATGTCCGACGAGGATTTCACGGCCTGGGCGGTCGGATACGGACAGAACCTGGAAAAGACGGGAGACACCGCGAAGGCCAAGGAGTGGTACGGCAAGGCTTTGGAACGGGACGCAGGAAAAGATTCCTTTTCCGCCCGCATCGCCCGGGAGCGCCTCGACGCGCTTCAGTAA